CTGGTATTCGGGATACAGCAAATTTGCGAAGGCTTCGTCTGGCAGAACATTACCGGTACTGGAGAAAACCTCCGACTGAGCTCGCTGGCATTCTTATTTTTCGCGATCGCTTTCTGGCCTTTTTGGTTTCCGTTGGTGGCCGCGATCATGGAACCACCGTCCACAAAGAAATGGCTGTTCTGGGGCTTCGCAATTCTCAGTACGTTCTGGTTATTCGCCATGTATTTACCGCTGGTATTTGGGCCGTCCGAATTGCTCATCACGCGCGTCGAGCGGCATTCCATCCAGTATTACTATCCCGATCTATGGATCTATCAGTATTTGCCGAAGACACCGTTACGGATCATTTACTTTCTCATGGTGGCTCTGCCGATGGCGTTTAGTTCGGAATCTCTGGGGAAAATCCCAGGTTTGGCGCTGGGAATATCCGCCGGGGTGACAATAGCCCTTTACGATTACGCTTTCGTTTCGGTGTGGTGTTTCTTCGCGGCCGTTTTGTCCTTTTATCTGGTGATCATGTTTTACCAGCTCCCTAATAAAGAGAAGCCGAGCTTATGAGCATTCCCTATTTTCAGATCGACGCGTTTTCCGATCGAATCTTCCACGGCAATCCTGCGGGAGTGTGTTTTCTGCCCGAGTGGCTTCCCGATTCCTTATTGCAAGC
The genomic region above belongs to Telmatocola sphagniphila and contains:
- a CDS encoding DUF6629 family protein gives rise to the protein MCFSPEASFTVGAGLIPAGLFCIRQAVRINPRTIYLACIPLVFGIQQICEGFVWQNITGTGENLRLSSLAFLFFAIAFWPFWFPLVAAIMEPPSTKKWLFWGFAILSTFWLFAMYLPLVFGPSELLITRVERHSIQYYYPDLWIYQYLPKTPLRIIYFLMVALPMAFSSESLGKIPGLALGISAGVTIALYDYAFVSVWCFFAAVLSFYLVIMFYQLPNKEKPSL